From Glycine max cultivar Williams 82 chromosome 11, Glycine_max_v4.0, whole genome shotgun sequence, the proteins below share one genomic window:
- the LOC100795306 gene encoding DNA polymerase alpha subunit B isoform X1 produces the protein MEEEIKSEFKRSGFGLEDEQEILSKCVTFCINYSLTPSDLVSSWEVYYLNRQLNEPVVQNAEIDGFLLHLQNEKKEDVIKEKEEAGLHIYSIGDVEMILNNDDDTKDNTPGTPINHHQDPLSPAPDTPSLMYENVLSSGKPSKSKLVTPFSKRTDKFAVKFSINTVPNVENDENEDDVVRRVPLFERSSLSIHGSGPKPGCRFLYDRTEDRLNAIENRLRKHTRAFVASGLHEEPTDPTTASQRSIFAVGMICCDGEGRLNEKSVMLQSSIEHSGGECVRLDLQRLSHYSIFPGQIVGIGGHNPSGHCFVATKLVDSIPTSVADEDSNPAKKQAVDKENQPTDLLCKQRKLSMIIAAGPFTTTDNLLFEPLIELLKHAKLRPPQLLVLLGPFVDSEHPDIKKGTVDTSFDEIFEEILKKLEEYVDSATRVLLVPSIRDANHDFVFPQPAFDIKSQIVSLSNPGIFEANKVKVGCCTVDILKQISGEEISRTAADGKPIDRLSRLANHILNQQSFYPLYTPAESVPLDFSLAPEALQLSFVPDILILPSDIKYFVKVLSSENEGINHTKCIAINPGRLAKGEGGGTFVELDYCGASDQINASIVGI, from the exons ATGGAAGAGGAAATCAAGTCCGAATTCAAAAGAAGCGGTTTCGGCCTCGAAGACGAACAAGAGATTCTAAGCAAAT GTGTCACTTTCTGCATCAACTACAGTCTCACTCCTTCTGATCTCGTTTCAAGCTGGGAAGTTTATTACCTCAATAG ACAGCTGAACGAACCAGTAGTACAAAATGCTGAAATTGATGGCTTTCTGTTGCATCTacaaaatgagaagaaagaggATGTTATAAAGGAGAAGGAGGAAGCTGGCTTGCATATTTACTCTATCGGAGACGTAGAAAT GATCttaaataatgatgatgatacaAAGGACAATACTCCCGGAACTCCAATAAATCATCATCAAGATCCTTTATCTCCTGCACCTGATACACCATCTTTAATGTATGAGAATGTTTTATCTTCTGGAAAAccatcaaaatcaaaactaGTAACACCCTTTTCAAAAAGAACAGATAAGTTTGCAGTGAAATTTAGCATCAACACTGTCCCTAATGTAGAGAATGATGAAAATGAAGATGATGTTGTTAGAAGAGTTCCACTCTTTGAAAGGAGTTCATTGTCCATTCACGGATCAGGACCCAAACCAGGTTGCAGATTCTTGTATGATAGAACAGAGGATAGG ctTAATGCAATAGAAAACCGACTTAGGAAACATACAAGGGCATTTGTAGCTTCTGGGCTCCATGAAGAACCAACAGACCCTACAACTGCTTCACAG AGAAGCATTTTTGCTGTTGGCATGATTTGTTGTGATGGAGAAGGCCGTTTAAATGAGAAGTCTGTCATGCTGCAGAGCAG TATTGAGCATTCTGGAGGAGAATGTGTTCGCCTAGACTTGCAACGGTTAAGCCATTATTCAATTTTTCCTGGCCAG ATAGTTGGTATTGGAGGGCATAATCCCAGTGGGCATTGCTTCGTTGCAACTAAATTGGTGGATTCTATACCTACCTCCGTTGCTGATGAGGATTCAAATCCTGCAAAGAAGCAAGCTGTTGATAAGGAGAATCAGCCAACTGATCTGCTTTGTAAACAAAGAAAGTTATCAATG ATTATTGCTGCTGGCCCCTTTACTACAACAGACAATTTGTTGTTTGAGCCTCTTATAGAACTGCTGAAACATGCAAAACTAAGACCACCACAGTTGCTTGTATTG CTGGGACCATTTGTTGACTCTGAGCACCCAGACATTAAGAAAGGAACTGTAGACACTAGTTTTGATGAAATATTTGAGGAAATCCTGAAGAAG TTGGAAGAATATGTAGATTCAGCTACACGTGTCCTTCTTGTTCCATCTATACGTGATGCTAACcatgattttgtttttcctcAG CCTGCATTCGACATCAAATCTCAG ATAGTCAGTCTCAGTAATCCCGGAATCTTTGAGGCAAATAAG GTTAAGGTTGGCTGCTGCACCGTGGATATTCTCAAGCAAATCAGTGGGGAGGAGATATCACGAACTGCTGCAGATGGAAAACCCATTGATCGCTTGAGTAGACTTGCAAACCATATTCTTAACCAACAAAG CTTCTATCCACTTTACACACCAGCAGAAAGTGTTCCCTTGGACTTTTCGCTTGCTCCAGAAGCCCTTCAACTCTCGTTTGTTCCAGACATACTTATCCTACCTTCCGACATCAAGTACTTTGTCAAG GTGCTTAGTAGCGAAAATGAAGGGATAAACCACACGAAATGCATAGCTATCAATCCGGGAAGACTAGCTAAGGGAGAAGGAGGGGGAACTTTTGTTGAGCTTGATTACTGTGGGGCTTCCGACCAAATTAACGCTTCAATTGTTGGCATATGA
- the LOC100795306 gene encoding DNA polymerase alpha subunit B isoform X2, with protein sequence MEEEIKSEFKRSGFGLEDEQEILSKCVTFCINYSLTPSDLVSSWEVYYLNRQLNEPVVQNAEIDGFLLHLQNEKKEDVIKEKEEAGLHIYSIGDVEMILNNDDDTKDNTPGTPINHHQDPLSPAPDTPSLMYENVLSSGKPSKSKLVTPFSKRTDKFAVKFSINTVPNVENDENEDDVVRRVPLFERSSLSIHGSGPKPGCRFLYDRTEDRLNAIENRLRKHTRAFVASGLHEEPTDPTTASQRSIFAVGMICCDGEGRLNEKSVMLQSSIEHSGGECVRLDLQRLSHYSIFPGQIVGIGGHNPSGHCFVATKLVDSIPTSVADEDSNPAKKQAVDKENQPTDLLCKQRKLSMIIAAGPFTTTDNLLFEPLIELLKHAKLRPPQLLVLLGPFVDSEHPDIKKGTVDTSFDEIFEEILKKPAFDIKSQIVSLSNPGIFEANKVKVGCCTVDILKQISGEEISRTAADGKPIDRLSRLANHILNQQSFYPLYTPAESVPLDFSLAPEALQLSFVPDILILPSDIKYFVKVLSSENEGINHTKCIAINPGRLAKGEGGGTFVELDYCGASDQINASIVGI encoded by the exons ATGGAAGAGGAAATCAAGTCCGAATTCAAAAGAAGCGGTTTCGGCCTCGAAGACGAACAAGAGATTCTAAGCAAAT GTGTCACTTTCTGCATCAACTACAGTCTCACTCCTTCTGATCTCGTTTCAAGCTGGGAAGTTTATTACCTCAATAG ACAGCTGAACGAACCAGTAGTACAAAATGCTGAAATTGATGGCTTTCTGTTGCATCTacaaaatgagaagaaagaggATGTTATAAAGGAGAAGGAGGAAGCTGGCTTGCATATTTACTCTATCGGAGACGTAGAAAT GATCttaaataatgatgatgatacaAAGGACAATACTCCCGGAACTCCAATAAATCATCATCAAGATCCTTTATCTCCTGCACCTGATACACCATCTTTAATGTATGAGAATGTTTTATCTTCTGGAAAAccatcaaaatcaaaactaGTAACACCCTTTTCAAAAAGAACAGATAAGTTTGCAGTGAAATTTAGCATCAACACTGTCCCTAATGTAGAGAATGATGAAAATGAAGATGATGTTGTTAGAAGAGTTCCACTCTTTGAAAGGAGTTCATTGTCCATTCACGGATCAGGACCCAAACCAGGTTGCAGATTCTTGTATGATAGAACAGAGGATAGG ctTAATGCAATAGAAAACCGACTTAGGAAACATACAAGGGCATTTGTAGCTTCTGGGCTCCATGAAGAACCAACAGACCCTACAACTGCTTCACAG AGAAGCATTTTTGCTGTTGGCATGATTTGTTGTGATGGAGAAGGCCGTTTAAATGAGAAGTCTGTCATGCTGCAGAGCAG TATTGAGCATTCTGGAGGAGAATGTGTTCGCCTAGACTTGCAACGGTTAAGCCATTATTCAATTTTTCCTGGCCAG ATAGTTGGTATTGGAGGGCATAATCCCAGTGGGCATTGCTTCGTTGCAACTAAATTGGTGGATTCTATACCTACCTCCGTTGCTGATGAGGATTCAAATCCTGCAAAGAAGCAAGCTGTTGATAAGGAGAATCAGCCAACTGATCTGCTTTGTAAACAAAGAAAGTTATCAATG ATTATTGCTGCTGGCCCCTTTACTACAACAGACAATTTGTTGTTTGAGCCTCTTATAGAACTGCTGAAACATGCAAAACTAAGACCACCACAGTTGCTTGTATTG CTGGGACCATTTGTTGACTCTGAGCACCCAGACATTAAGAAAGGAACTGTAGACACTAGTTTTGATGAAATATTTGAGGAAATCCTGAAGAAG CCTGCATTCGACATCAAATCTCAG ATAGTCAGTCTCAGTAATCCCGGAATCTTTGAGGCAAATAAG GTTAAGGTTGGCTGCTGCACCGTGGATATTCTCAAGCAAATCAGTGGGGAGGAGATATCACGAACTGCTGCAGATGGAAAACCCATTGATCGCTTGAGTAGACTTGCAAACCATATTCTTAACCAACAAAG CTTCTATCCACTTTACACACCAGCAGAAAGTGTTCCCTTGGACTTTTCGCTTGCTCCAGAAGCCCTTCAACTCTCGTTTGTTCCAGACATACTTATCCTACCTTCCGACATCAAGTACTTTGTCAAG GTGCTTAGTAGCGAAAATGAAGGGATAAACCACACGAAATGCATAGCTATCAATCCGGGAAGACTAGCTAAGGGAGAAGGAGGGGGAACTTTTGTTGAGCTTGATTACTGTGGGGCTTCCGACCAAATTAACGCTTCAATTGTTGGCATATGA
- the LOC100795306 gene encoding DNA polymerase alpha subunit B isoform X5, translating to MEEEIKSEFKRSGFGLEDEQEILSKCVTFCINYSLTPSDLVSSWEVYYLNRQLNEPVVQNAEIDGFLLHLQNEKKEDVIKEKEEAGLHIYSIGDVEMILNNDDDTKDNTPGTPINHHQDPLSPAPDTPSLMYENVLSSGKPSKSKLVTPFSKRTDKFAVKFSINTVPNVENDENEDDVVRRVPLFERSSLSIHGSGPKPGCRFLYDRTEDRLNAIENRLRKHTRAFVASGLHEEPTDPTTASQRSIFAVGMICCDGEGRLNEKSVMLQSSIEHSGGECVRLDLQRLSHYSIFPGQIVGIGGHNPSGHCFVATKLVDSIPTSVADEDSNPAKKQAVDKENQPTDLLCKQRKLSMIIAAGPFTTTDNLLFEPLIELLKHAKLRPPQLLVLLGPFVDSEHPDIKKGTVDTSFDEIFEEILKKLEEYVDSATRVLLVPSIRDANHDFVFPQPAFDIKSQIVSLSNPGIFEANKVKVGCCTVDILKQISGEEISRTAADGKPIDRLSRLANHILNQQSRKCSLGLFACSRSPSTLVCSRHTYPTFRHQVLCQGA from the exons ATGGAAGAGGAAATCAAGTCCGAATTCAAAAGAAGCGGTTTCGGCCTCGAAGACGAACAAGAGATTCTAAGCAAAT GTGTCACTTTCTGCATCAACTACAGTCTCACTCCTTCTGATCTCGTTTCAAGCTGGGAAGTTTATTACCTCAATAG ACAGCTGAACGAACCAGTAGTACAAAATGCTGAAATTGATGGCTTTCTGTTGCATCTacaaaatgagaagaaagaggATGTTATAAAGGAGAAGGAGGAAGCTGGCTTGCATATTTACTCTATCGGAGACGTAGAAAT GATCttaaataatgatgatgatacaAAGGACAATACTCCCGGAACTCCAATAAATCATCATCAAGATCCTTTATCTCCTGCACCTGATACACCATCTTTAATGTATGAGAATGTTTTATCTTCTGGAAAAccatcaaaatcaaaactaGTAACACCCTTTTCAAAAAGAACAGATAAGTTTGCAGTGAAATTTAGCATCAACACTGTCCCTAATGTAGAGAATGATGAAAATGAAGATGATGTTGTTAGAAGAGTTCCACTCTTTGAAAGGAGTTCATTGTCCATTCACGGATCAGGACCCAAACCAGGTTGCAGATTCTTGTATGATAGAACAGAGGATAGG ctTAATGCAATAGAAAACCGACTTAGGAAACATACAAGGGCATTTGTAGCTTCTGGGCTCCATGAAGAACCAACAGACCCTACAACTGCTTCACAG AGAAGCATTTTTGCTGTTGGCATGATTTGTTGTGATGGAGAAGGCCGTTTAAATGAGAAGTCTGTCATGCTGCAGAGCAG TATTGAGCATTCTGGAGGAGAATGTGTTCGCCTAGACTTGCAACGGTTAAGCCATTATTCAATTTTTCCTGGCCAG ATAGTTGGTATTGGAGGGCATAATCCCAGTGGGCATTGCTTCGTTGCAACTAAATTGGTGGATTCTATACCTACCTCCGTTGCTGATGAGGATTCAAATCCTGCAAAGAAGCAAGCTGTTGATAAGGAGAATCAGCCAACTGATCTGCTTTGTAAACAAAGAAAGTTATCAATG ATTATTGCTGCTGGCCCCTTTACTACAACAGACAATTTGTTGTTTGAGCCTCTTATAGAACTGCTGAAACATGCAAAACTAAGACCACCACAGTTGCTTGTATTG CTGGGACCATTTGTTGACTCTGAGCACCCAGACATTAAGAAAGGAACTGTAGACACTAGTTTTGATGAAATATTTGAGGAAATCCTGAAGAAG TTGGAAGAATATGTAGATTCAGCTACACGTGTCCTTCTTGTTCCATCTATACGTGATGCTAACcatgattttgtttttcctcAG CCTGCATTCGACATCAAATCTCAG ATAGTCAGTCTCAGTAATCCCGGAATCTTTGAGGCAAATAAG GTTAAGGTTGGCTGCTGCACCGTGGATATTCTCAAGCAAATCAGTGGGGAGGAGATATCACGAACTGCTGCAGATGGAAAACCCATTGATCGCTTGAGTAGACTTGCAAACCATATTCTTAACCAACAAAG CAGAAAGTGTTCCCTTGGACTTTTCGCTTGCTCCAGAAGCCCTTCAACTCTCGTTTGTTCCAGACATACTTATCCTACCTTCCGACATCAAGTACTTTGTCAAG GTGCTTAG
- the LOC100500659 gene encoding Protein Iojap-related, mitochondrial-like, with protein MLGVIGAGTWLRYSKALLQPWKVGFSSLSAVDGRKHHLLDLQEIETVLTDVKADNVKVIPVPKHCDWADFMVLATGRSTWHVKNIAQALIYKAKQKQRGVERMMLPSVEGQAGGKWIVIDSGKVIVHALDEKARAYYNLEGLWTPGTIQNEREEDLQKALVKVRRKNNSKKPAQKNA; from the exons ATGTTGGGAGTTATCGGAGCTGGAACGTGGTTGCGATATTCAAAGGCCCTTCTTCAACCATGGAAGGTAGGGTTCTCCTCTTTGTCCGCTGTCGACGGCCGGAAACACCACCTTCTGGATTTGCAGGAGATCGAGACGGTTCTCACCGACGTTAAAGCTGACAACGTTAAGGTTATACCAGTTCCCAAGCACTGCGATTGGGCTGATTTCATGGTACTCGCCACTGGCAGGTCCACCTGGCACGTCAAGAACATCGCCCAAGCCCTAATTTACAAG GCTAAGCAGAAACAGAGAGGAGTTGAACGAATGATGCTACCAAGTGTGGAAGGTCAAGCAGGAGGAAAGTGGATCGTCATTGACTCTG GTAAAGTGATAGTTCATGCACTTGATGAAAAGGCTAGAGCTTACTACAATTTGGAGGGTCTTTGGACCCCAGGGACAATTCAAAATGAACGTGAAGAG GATTTACAAAAAGCTTTGGTGAAGGTTCGTCGGAAAAACAATTCAAAGAAACCTGCACAAAAGAATGCTTAA
- the LOC100806814 gene encoding 3-oxoacyl-[acyl-carrier-protein] reductase 4 has product MASIAGSSCVALRTANFASSDNRKIGQIRQWSPILTNLRPVSGLRHRSNTPFSSSGVRAQVATLEEAGTGATQKVESPVVVVTGASRGIGKAIALSLGKAGCKVLVNYARSSKEAEEVSKEIEEFGGQALTFGGDVSNEDDVESMIKTAVDAWGTVDVLINNAGITRDGLLMRMKKSQWQDVIDLNLTGVFLCTQAAAKIMMKKRKGRIVNIASVVGLVGNVGQANYSAAKAGVIGLTKTVAKEYASRNITVNAVAPGFIASDMTAKLGQDIEKKILETIPLGRYGQPEEVAGLVEFLALNQAASYITGQVFTIDGGMVM; this is encoded by the exons ATGGCTTCCATTGCCGGATCCAGCTGCGTCGCTCTCCGAACCGCCAATTTCGCCTCCTCCGATAACCGGAAAATCGGTCAGATCCGGCAATGGTCTCCAATTCTCACTAATCTCCGTCCTGTTTCCGGTCTTCGCCACCGATCAAATACTCCGTTTAGCTCCTCCG GTGTAAGAGCACAGGTTGCTACTCTGGAGGAAGCAGGAACCGGAGCAACTCAAAAAGTGGAATCGCCGGTTGTAGTGGTGACCGGAGCTTCCAGAGGCATTGGAAAAGCGATTGCACTGTCGTTAGGTAAAGCAGGTTGCAAG GTTCTGGTCAACTATGCAAGGTCATCCAAGGAAGCTGAGGAGGTTTCCAAGGAG ATTGAGGAGTTTGGTGGGCAAGCTCTTACATTTGGTGGAGATGTTTCTAATGAGGATGACGTGGAGTCTATGATTAAAACT GCAGTTGATGCTTGGGGAACAGTTGATGTATTAATAAACAATGCAG GAATAACTAGAGATGGTTTATTAATGAGAATGAAGAAATCTCAATGGCAGGATGTTATTGATCTAAATCTCACTGGTGTTTTTCTTTGCACCCAG GCTGCTGCTAAGATTAtgatgaagaaaagaaag GGAAGAATTGTCAATATTGCATCAGTTGTTGGTTTGGTTGGCAATGTTGGACAAGCCAATTATAGTGCTGCGAAAGCAGGAGTAATTGGCCTGACAAAAACTGTTGCAAAGGAATATGCTAGCAGAAACATCACT GTTAATGCAGTTGCTCCAGGGTTTATTGCATCCGACATGACTGCCAAGCTAGGACAAGACATTGAGAAAAAGATTTTGGAGACGATCCCATTAG GAAGATATGGCCAACCAGAAGAAGTTGCCGGACTGGTTGAATTCTTGGCTCTTAATCAAGCTGCCAGTTACATCACTGGGCAG GTTTTCACCATTGATGGAGGTATGGTGATGTAA
- the LOC100795306 gene encoding DNA polymerase alpha subunit B isoform X4, producing the protein MEEEIKSEFKRSGFGLEDEQEILSKCVTFCINYSLTPSDLVSSWEVYYLNRQLNEPVVQNAEIDGFLLHLQNEKKEDVIKEKEEAGLHIYSIGDVEMILNNDDDTKDNTPGTPINHHQDPLSPAPDTPSLMYENVLSSGKPSKSKLVTPFSKRTDKFAVKFSINTVPNVENDENEDDVVRRVPLFERSSLSIHGSGPKPGCRFLYDRTEDRLNAIENRLRKHTRAFVASGLHEEPTDPTTASQRSIFAVGMICCDGEGRLNEKSVMLQSSIEHSGGECVRLDLQRLSHYSIFPGQIVGIGGHNPSGHCFVATKLVDSIPTSVADEDSNPAKKQAVDKENQPTDLLCKQRKLSMIIAAGPFTTTDNLLFEPLIELLKHAKLRPPQLLVLLGPFVDSEHPDIKKGTVDTSFDEIFEEILKKLEEYVDSATRVLLVPSIRDANHDFVFPQPAFDIKSQIVSLSNPGIFEANKVKVGCCTVDILKQISGEEISRTAADGKPIDRLSRLANHILNQQSRKCSLGLFACSRSPSTLVCSRHTYPTFRHQVLCQEINSPLHRCLVAKMKG; encoded by the exons ATGGAAGAGGAAATCAAGTCCGAATTCAAAAGAAGCGGTTTCGGCCTCGAAGACGAACAAGAGATTCTAAGCAAAT GTGTCACTTTCTGCATCAACTACAGTCTCACTCCTTCTGATCTCGTTTCAAGCTGGGAAGTTTATTACCTCAATAG ACAGCTGAACGAACCAGTAGTACAAAATGCTGAAATTGATGGCTTTCTGTTGCATCTacaaaatgagaagaaagaggATGTTATAAAGGAGAAGGAGGAAGCTGGCTTGCATATTTACTCTATCGGAGACGTAGAAAT GATCttaaataatgatgatgatacaAAGGACAATACTCCCGGAACTCCAATAAATCATCATCAAGATCCTTTATCTCCTGCACCTGATACACCATCTTTAATGTATGAGAATGTTTTATCTTCTGGAAAAccatcaaaatcaaaactaGTAACACCCTTTTCAAAAAGAACAGATAAGTTTGCAGTGAAATTTAGCATCAACACTGTCCCTAATGTAGAGAATGATGAAAATGAAGATGATGTTGTTAGAAGAGTTCCACTCTTTGAAAGGAGTTCATTGTCCATTCACGGATCAGGACCCAAACCAGGTTGCAGATTCTTGTATGATAGAACAGAGGATAGG ctTAATGCAATAGAAAACCGACTTAGGAAACATACAAGGGCATTTGTAGCTTCTGGGCTCCATGAAGAACCAACAGACCCTACAACTGCTTCACAG AGAAGCATTTTTGCTGTTGGCATGATTTGTTGTGATGGAGAAGGCCGTTTAAATGAGAAGTCTGTCATGCTGCAGAGCAG TATTGAGCATTCTGGAGGAGAATGTGTTCGCCTAGACTTGCAACGGTTAAGCCATTATTCAATTTTTCCTGGCCAG ATAGTTGGTATTGGAGGGCATAATCCCAGTGGGCATTGCTTCGTTGCAACTAAATTGGTGGATTCTATACCTACCTCCGTTGCTGATGAGGATTCAAATCCTGCAAAGAAGCAAGCTGTTGATAAGGAGAATCAGCCAACTGATCTGCTTTGTAAACAAAGAAAGTTATCAATG ATTATTGCTGCTGGCCCCTTTACTACAACAGACAATTTGTTGTTTGAGCCTCTTATAGAACTGCTGAAACATGCAAAACTAAGACCACCACAGTTGCTTGTATTG CTGGGACCATTTGTTGACTCTGAGCACCCAGACATTAAGAAAGGAACTGTAGACACTAGTTTTGATGAAATATTTGAGGAAATCCTGAAGAAG TTGGAAGAATATGTAGATTCAGCTACACGTGTCCTTCTTGTTCCATCTATACGTGATGCTAACcatgattttgtttttcctcAG CCTGCATTCGACATCAAATCTCAG ATAGTCAGTCTCAGTAATCCCGGAATCTTTGAGGCAAATAAG GTTAAGGTTGGCTGCTGCACCGTGGATATTCTCAAGCAAATCAGTGGGGAGGAGATATCACGAACTGCTGCAGATGGAAAACCCATTGATCGCTTGAGTAGACTTGCAAACCATATTCTTAACCAACAAAG CAGAAAGTGTTCCCTTGGACTTTTCGCTTGCTCCAGAAGCCCTTCAACTCTCGTTTGTTCCAGACATACTTATCCTACCTTCCGACATCAAGTACTTTGTCAAG AAATTAATTCACCGTTGCACAGGTGCTTAGTAGCGAAAATGAAGGGATAA
- the LOC100795306 gene encoding DNA polymerase alpha subunit B isoform X3, with translation MEEEIKSEFKRSGFGLEDEQEILSKCVTFCINYSLTPSDLVSSWEVYYLNRQLNEPVVQNAEIDGFLLHLQNEKKEDVIKEKEEAGLHIYSIGDVEMILNNDDDTKDNTPGTPINHHQDPLSPAPDTPSLMYENVLSSGKPSKSKLVTPFSKRTDKFAVKFSINTVPNVENDENEDDVVRRVPLFERSSLSIHGSGPKPGCRFLYDRTEDRLNAIENRLRKHTRAFVASGLHEEPTDPTTASQRSIFAVGMICCDGEGRLNEKSVMLQSSIEHSGGECVRLDLQRLSHYSIFPGQIVGIGGHNPSGHCFVATKLVDSIPTSVADEDSNPAKKQAVDKENQPTDLLCKQRKLSMIIAAGPFTTTDNLLFEPLIELLKHAKLRPPQLLVLLGPFVDSEHPDIKKGTVDTSFDEIFEEILKKLEEYVDSATRVLLVPSIRDANHDFVFPQPAFDIKSQIVSLSNPGIFEANKVKVGCCTVDILKQISGEEISRTAADGKPIDRLSRLANHILNQQSFYPLYTPAESVPLDFSLAPEALQLSFVPDILILPSDIKYFVKKLIHRCTGA, from the exons ATGGAAGAGGAAATCAAGTCCGAATTCAAAAGAAGCGGTTTCGGCCTCGAAGACGAACAAGAGATTCTAAGCAAAT GTGTCACTTTCTGCATCAACTACAGTCTCACTCCTTCTGATCTCGTTTCAAGCTGGGAAGTTTATTACCTCAATAG ACAGCTGAACGAACCAGTAGTACAAAATGCTGAAATTGATGGCTTTCTGTTGCATCTacaaaatgagaagaaagaggATGTTATAAAGGAGAAGGAGGAAGCTGGCTTGCATATTTACTCTATCGGAGACGTAGAAAT GATCttaaataatgatgatgatacaAAGGACAATACTCCCGGAACTCCAATAAATCATCATCAAGATCCTTTATCTCCTGCACCTGATACACCATCTTTAATGTATGAGAATGTTTTATCTTCTGGAAAAccatcaaaatcaaaactaGTAACACCCTTTTCAAAAAGAACAGATAAGTTTGCAGTGAAATTTAGCATCAACACTGTCCCTAATGTAGAGAATGATGAAAATGAAGATGATGTTGTTAGAAGAGTTCCACTCTTTGAAAGGAGTTCATTGTCCATTCACGGATCAGGACCCAAACCAGGTTGCAGATTCTTGTATGATAGAACAGAGGATAGG ctTAATGCAATAGAAAACCGACTTAGGAAACATACAAGGGCATTTGTAGCTTCTGGGCTCCATGAAGAACCAACAGACCCTACAACTGCTTCACAG AGAAGCATTTTTGCTGTTGGCATGATTTGTTGTGATGGAGAAGGCCGTTTAAATGAGAAGTCTGTCATGCTGCAGAGCAG TATTGAGCATTCTGGAGGAGAATGTGTTCGCCTAGACTTGCAACGGTTAAGCCATTATTCAATTTTTCCTGGCCAG ATAGTTGGTATTGGAGGGCATAATCCCAGTGGGCATTGCTTCGTTGCAACTAAATTGGTGGATTCTATACCTACCTCCGTTGCTGATGAGGATTCAAATCCTGCAAAGAAGCAAGCTGTTGATAAGGAGAATCAGCCAACTGATCTGCTTTGTAAACAAAGAAAGTTATCAATG ATTATTGCTGCTGGCCCCTTTACTACAACAGACAATTTGTTGTTTGAGCCTCTTATAGAACTGCTGAAACATGCAAAACTAAGACCACCACAGTTGCTTGTATTG CTGGGACCATTTGTTGACTCTGAGCACCCAGACATTAAGAAAGGAACTGTAGACACTAGTTTTGATGAAATATTTGAGGAAATCCTGAAGAAG TTGGAAGAATATGTAGATTCAGCTACACGTGTCCTTCTTGTTCCATCTATACGTGATGCTAACcatgattttgtttttcctcAG CCTGCATTCGACATCAAATCTCAG ATAGTCAGTCTCAGTAATCCCGGAATCTTTGAGGCAAATAAG GTTAAGGTTGGCTGCTGCACCGTGGATATTCTCAAGCAAATCAGTGGGGAGGAGATATCACGAACTGCTGCAGATGGAAAACCCATTGATCGCTTGAGTAGACTTGCAAACCATATTCTTAACCAACAAAG CTTCTATCCACTTTACACACCAGCAGAAAGTGTTCCCTTGGACTTTTCGCTTGCTCCAGAAGCCCTTCAACTCTCGTTTGTTCCAGACATACTTATCCTACCTTCCGACATCAAGTACTTTGTCAAG AAATTAATTCACCGTTGCACAGGTGCTTAG